A genomic region of Desulfosarcina ovata subsp. ovata contains the following coding sequences:
- the cooS gene encoding anaerobic carbon-monoxide dehydrogenase catalytic subunit: MVEKKVGTAKKEIEIKDLTICKTTQQMLEKARRDGVETAFDRAANMKACPIGADSACCKHCSMGPCRLNAKDPYGKVGVCGATIDTIQARNFARMVASGAAAHTDHGMAMVDLFREVVTGHIKEYRIKDVGKLISVAQSIGIETEDRSVEEIATDLYKELERTYTQVEGEIPFAKRVPEKTLETWRKLGIVPRGSMREIMELMHRTHIGVDQHYENITKQSSRTALADGWGGSMVATEISDILFGTPTPIAVDVNMGVLKEDHVNVIIHGHEPNMFESMLVSVNEPTLVQAAKDAGAQGINLVGMCCSGAEMMSRHGIPHAGNFMSTEAILVTGAVDVMCVDIQCIKQGLVSVADCYQTPLITTNTRAHIEGATHIEFDDHDPQKCTDEVVIKAITRFKNRTAAIEIPDIKNTGIHGFSHEYINYMLGGSFRGSYTPLNDNIINGRIRGVAGVVGCTNPRIKQDWAHVELVKELIKNDVLVLQTGCSQISLAKEGFLTPEAAYLAGPGLKEVCETVGMPPVLGMGSCVDNSRILIAASEMVRVGGLGTSIADLPVVGAAPEWMSEKAISIGHYFVASGLYTVFGVTFPIVKETKFHKLLFDGLEKQGLGKWGFSADPYEMARMMIAHIDKKRKELGIDKARDRVLMDMSDRRDIDAA; the protein is encoded by the coding sequence ATGGTCGAGAAGAAAGTCGGAACAGCAAAAAAAGAGATCGAAATAAAGGATTTGACGATATGCAAAACGACGCAGCAAATGCTTGAAAAAGCCCGTCGTGATGGTGTCGAAACAGCGTTTGACCGTGCCGCCAACATGAAAGCATGCCCCATCGGCGCCGATTCAGCGTGCTGCAAACACTGTTCCATGGGGCCTTGCCGGCTGAATGCAAAAGATCCATATGGAAAGGTCGGCGTCTGCGGGGCCACCATTGATACGATCCAGGCCCGTAATTTTGCCCGGATGGTGGCATCCGGTGCCGCTGCCCATACCGACCATGGTATGGCCATGGTCGATCTCTTCCGTGAGGTGGTTACCGGACACATCAAGGAATACCGGATTAAGGATGTCGGGAAACTGATCAGTGTCGCCCAATCGATCGGTATTGAAACCGAGGACCGCAGTGTCGAGGAAATTGCCACCGATCTCTACAAAGAGTTGGAACGGACCTACACCCAGGTGGAAGGAGAAATTCCCTTTGCCAAGCGTGTGCCGGAGAAGACCCTGGAGACCTGGCGAAAGCTGGGCATTGTTCCCAGGGGGTCCATGCGGGAAATTATGGAGCTGATGCACCGGACGCACATTGGTGTTGATCAACATTATGAAAACATCACCAAACAGAGCAGCCGAACGGCCCTGGCGGATGGCTGGGGCGGGTCCATGGTGGCCACGGAGATTTCCGACATCCTTTTCGGTACTCCCACCCCAATTGCGGTGGATGTTAACATGGGTGTCCTTAAAGAGGATCATGTCAATGTGATTATTCATGGTCACGAGCCCAATATGTTCGAATCCATGCTGGTCTCGGTGAATGAACCCACCCTTGTCCAGGCGGCCAAGGACGCTGGTGCCCAGGGCATCAACCTCGTGGGGATGTGTTGCTCCGGTGCTGAAATGATGTCCCGCCACGGAATCCCCCATGCGGGAAATTTCATGTCAACGGAGGCGATTTTGGTAACCGGAGCGGTGGATGTCATGTGTGTGGATATCCAGTGCATCAAGCAAGGGCTGGTGAGTGTGGCCGACTGTTATCAGACGCCGCTGATTACCACCAACACACGGGCCCACATTGAGGGTGCCACACATATTGAATTTGACGACCATGATCCCCAAAAATGCACGGATGAGGTGGTCATCAAAGCGATCACCCGTTTTAAAAACCGAACGGCAGCAATTGAGATTCCCGATATCAAAAATACGGGAATTCACGGGTTCTCCCATGAGTATATCAATTATATGCTGGGGGGATCGTTCAGGGGGTCCTATACGCCATTGAACGATAATATCATCAATGGTCGCATTCGTGGCGTGGCCGGGGTCGTGGGTTGCACCAACCCGCGGATCAAACAGGATTGGGCCCATGTGGAACTGGTTAAGGAACTCATCAAAAATGATGTCCTTGTGCTTCAGACCGGATGTTCCCAGATTTCCCTGGCAAAAGAGGGGTTTTTGACACCGGAAGCGGCGTATCTGGCCGGCCCGGGGTTGAAGGAGGTCTGCGAGACGGTTGGTATGCCGCCGGTACTGGGAATGGGCTCCTGCGTGGACAACAGCCGGATCCTTATCGCTGCTTCAGAAATGGTCCGGGTGGGCGGACTGGGCACGAGCATCGCCGATTTACCAGTAGTCGGTGCCGCTCCGGAATGGATGAGCGAAAAAGCCATATCCATTGGACATTACTTTGTCGCCTCGGGTCTTTATACCGTGTTCGGGGTCACTTTCCCCATTGTCAAGGAGACCAAGTTCCACAAGCTACTGTTCGACGGGCTGGAGAAGCAAGGCCTGGGCAAGTGGGGGTTCAGCGCCGATCCGTATGAGATGGCCCGCATGATGATCGCCCATATCGATAAGAAGCGCAAGGAACTGGGCATTGACAAGGCCAGGGACCGTGTGCTCATGGATATGTCCGACCGGCGGGATATCGACGCCGCCTGA
- a CDS encoding sigma-54 interaction domain-containing protein yields the protein MKAPSIDNIFSNRKNLERILDNLKDGIIAHDIDRKIFYFNKRAEEITGYHREEVIGKDCHDAFGGPFCGSRCSFCGDQPLFLDTAEYPINIVTRKGETRRLEMTATMMRDENDRKFGVLAAFRDVTDLFELRIKAREMTGFSNIIGCDSKMVEVFRQITDVAGYDYPVHIFGETGTGKELVANAIHNESLRAGNPFVPINCGALPEGLIESELFGHVKGAFSGAIRDKKGRFELAHKGTIFLDEIAELPKLLQVKLLRFLQEGNFMKVGGEKTVSVDVRVVSATNRDLKKEVKKGRFREDLFYRLNVIPIQIPPIRERRSDIPLLVEHFLSQAPVIGGQRPVRIGKEALNILMDYNWPGNVRELQNAVQFAIVRCQGKVIHPEDLPLELKGFISEKPKRGPVRKLDAESVSAALTKTGGNKARAAKVLGVGRATLYRFLADHADEMQED from the coding sequence ATGAAGGCTCCGAGTATCGACAACATTTTCTCCAACCGGAAAAACCTCGAACGGATTCTGGACAATTTGAAGGATGGCATCATCGCCCACGATATCGACCGGAAAATCTTCTATTTCAACAAAAGGGCAGAAGAAATCACGGGGTATCACCGTGAGGAAGTCATCGGCAAGGACTGCCACGACGCTTTCGGCGGCCCCTTCTGTGGCAGCCGGTGTTCTTTTTGCGGCGACCAACCCCTTTTTCTGGACACCGCCGAGTATCCGATCAACATCGTCACCCGCAAGGGCGAAACCCGTCGCCTGGAAATGACGGCGACCATGATGCGCGATGAAAACGACCGGAAGTTTGGCGTTCTGGCCGCTTTCAGGGACGTGACCGACCTCTTCGAACTGAGAATCAAAGCTAGAGAAATGACGGGATTTTCAAACATTATCGGCTGCGACAGCAAAATGGTGGAAGTGTTTCGCCAGATTACGGATGTCGCCGGATACGACTACCCCGTGCATATATTTGGCGAAACCGGTACCGGCAAGGAGCTGGTGGCCAACGCCATCCACAACGAGAGCCTGCGCGCCGGCAATCCATTCGTGCCCATCAACTGCGGGGCGCTTCCCGAAGGACTCATCGAGAGCGAATTGTTCGGCCACGTCAAAGGCGCCTTCTCCGGTGCCATCCGTGATAAAAAAGGTCGCTTCGAACTGGCCCACAAGGGCACCATTTTTTTAGATGAGATTGCCGAGTTGCCCAAGCTGCTTCAAGTCAAACTCCTACGCTTCCTTCAGGAGGGCAACTTCATGAAGGTCGGTGGAGAAAAAACCGTATCGGTGGATGTACGGGTGGTCAGCGCGACGAACAGGGATTTGAAGAAAGAGGTCAAAAAGGGCCGGTTTCGCGAAGATCTCTTTTATCGGCTGAATGTTATTCCAATTCAGATCCCGCCCATTCGGGAACGCCGCTCCGACATCCCCCTGCTGGTGGAGCACTTTCTTTCGCAGGCACCGGTGATCGGTGGCCAGCGCCCCGTACGGATCGGCAAAGAGGCCCTGAACATTCTCATGGACTACAACTGGCCCGGAAATGTCCGGGAGCTTCAGAACGCCGTTCAGTTTGCCATCGTGCGCTGTCAGGGAAAGGTGATCCACCCCGAAGACCTGCCCCTTGAATTGAAAGGGTTTATCTCAGAAAAACCCAAACGCGGCCCCGTGCGCAAACTGGACGCCGAATCCGTATCCGCCGCACTGACCAAAACCGGCGGCAACAAAGCCCGCGCCGCCAAGGTGCTGGGAGTCGGCCGGGCGACCTTGTATCGCTTTCTGGCCGACCATGCCGACGAAATGCAGGAAGATTGA
- a CDS encoding FAD-dependent oxidoreductase, whose protein sequence is MTKNAIGSVLVVGGGIAGMQSALDLANSGYYVYLLEKSPAIGGVMAQLDKTFPTNDCAMCIMSPILVEVGRHVNIELITYADLERIDGGPGNFRVVIDKHAGYIDTDQCTGCGDCSQACPVELPDAYNLGLVSRKATYKQYAQAIPINYTIQKTDKAPCRLACPAGINVQGYVQMVGQGKYAEALKIIMDDLPLPGVLGRICPHGCEDACRRCEVDQPVAIRELKRLAADQVDPRTIEIPMAEKREERVAIIGSGPAGLSAAYHLARRGILSTIYEALPKAGGMLRVGIPDHRLPPAILDQEIEIITNMGVELKTNTPLDGDLTVDSLFDQGFKAVYLALGAHKGITLGVPGEKTAGVRQGVDFLREVNLTGKAPVGKHVAIVGGGNVAIDVARSAVRLGAETVQIIYRRTRAEMPAWEEEIQAAETEGTEITYLAAPQEILSENGKVTGLRCIRMELGEPDASNRRRPVPVPGSEYDLEIDQLIPAIGQRPDLSSIEDVDGVGFTRWSTTEVDPVTYATGRPGVFAGGDLQSGPWVAIGAIAAGKEAAESIERYLDGADMAAGREPIERSEPVYRPVPEGEPIAARVKPRELEPAARKGNFNEVELGITPEAGQAEAARCLNCGYCCECYQCVEACGAGAVTLATHQMQDRQIELSVGSVILSPGFTPYDPSGLDFLGYGKNPNVMSSIEFERILAASGPTTGHLVRMSDHREPKKIAWLQCVGSRDQNRCDNPYCSSVCCMYAIKEAVIAKEHSAQPLDCAIFYMDMRTHGKDFERAYNDAKGKHGIRFIRSRIHTVETVPGTDDVFVRYVLDDGQTMEEQFDMLILSVGLEISKDLVDLAKRLDISLTPGNFCATSSFSPVETSRPGVFVCGAFQGPRDIPQSVVDASAAAVAAGELLSDAKFTLTKTREVVPQINVAGERPRVGVFVCHCGINIGGIVDVPGVRDYAATLPYVDYVADNLYTCSQDTQDIMTQIISEKNLNRVVVAACTPKTHEPLFQETLINAGLNKYLFEFVNIRNHDSWVHRNNPDLATAKAKDLVGMAIAKVVLMEPLEEAELTIGQSAMVVGGGISGMAAALSLANQGYETHIVEQTGGLGGQALNLFRTADGEDIGARLRQMVADVEQNDNIRVHYHSTLSTVDGFVGSFVSTLTTGDTETAIDHGVTVIATGALPLVPNEYSYGSSPKILTSLELDRRFIEKDPALDAMNTAVFIQCVGSRETERPYCSRVCCTHSIDSALLLKARNPDMDVFILYRDIRTYGEREYLYKEAREKGIIFIRYQVDDKPVVMVDGDTVSVTIKDHVLGRPIEIETDLLTLATAIVPPSNDALARFFKIPVNDDGFFVEKHAKLGPSEFATDGVFLCGLAHYPKPIDEAIAQGKAAASRATTLLAQQKINTNGQIAKTDPMLCSACGVCVSICPYSAPSFIDAEARMHAGKAQINPVLCKGCGLCVAACRSGAIHLKGFDNEQIFAQIFELNEAV, encoded by the coding sequence ATGACAAAAAACGCCATTGGTTCCGTGTTGGTCGTTGGTGGGGGCATCGCCGGGATGCAAAGTGCCCTGGATCTGGCGAACTCGGGTTACTATGTTTACCTGCTCGAAAAATCGCCTGCCATCGGGGGGGTGATGGCCCAGTTGGACAAAACCTTCCCCACCAACGACTGCGCCATGTGTATCATGAGCCCCATTCTGGTGGAAGTCGGCCGGCATGTGAACATCGAATTGATTACCTATGCGGATCTGGAACGTATTGACGGCGGTCCGGGGAATTTCCGGGTGGTCATCGATAAGCACGCTGGATACATCGATACCGATCAGTGCACCGGTTGCGGCGACTGTTCCCAGGCCTGTCCGGTGGAGTTGCCGGATGCATACAATCTGGGACTGGTCAGCCGCAAAGCCACCTACAAGCAGTATGCCCAGGCCATCCCCATCAACTACACCATCCAGAAAACCGACAAGGCGCCCTGCCGCCTGGCCTGTCCGGCGGGGATCAACGTGCAGGGGTACGTGCAGATGGTCGGCCAGGGCAAGTATGCCGAGGCCCTGAAGATCATCATGGATGACCTGCCCCTGCCCGGTGTGCTGGGACGCATCTGCCCCCACGGCTGCGAGGACGCCTGCCGGCGTTGCGAGGTGGATCAGCCGGTGGCCATCCGCGAGCTCAAACGCCTGGCCGCCGACCAGGTCGATCCGCGCACCATCGAGATCCCCATGGCAGAAAAGCGCGAGGAACGTGTGGCCATCATCGGCAGCGGCCCGGCCGGCCTGAGTGCGGCCTATCACCTGGCCCGCCGGGGCATTTTGAGCACGATCTACGAGGCCCTGCCCAAGGCCGGCGGCATGCTGCGGGTGGGCATTCCGGATCACCGCCTGCCGCCGGCGATCCTGGACCAGGAGATCGAAATCATCACCAACATGGGTGTGGAGCTTAAGACCAATACGCCCCTGGACGGCGACCTGACCGTGGACAGTCTTTTCGATCAGGGGTTCAAGGCGGTCTACCTGGCCCTGGGCGCCCACAAGGGCATCACCCTGGGGGTTCCCGGCGAAAAGACCGCGGGCGTACGCCAGGGGGTGGATTTCCTGCGCGAGGTCAACCTCACCGGCAAGGCACCGGTGGGCAAGCATGTGGCCATCGTCGGCGGCGGCAACGTGGCCATTGACGTGGCCCGCTCGGCCGTGCGCCTGGGCGCCGAGACAGTACAGATCATCTACCGCCGGACCCGTGCCGAGATGCCGGCCTGGGAAGAAGAGATCCAGGCCGCCGAGACCGAAGGGACCGAGATCACCTATCTTGCCGCTCCCCAGGAGATTCTTTCCGAAAACGGCAAGGTGACCGGCCTGCGCTGCATCCGCATGGAACTGGGCGAGCCGGACGCATCAAACCGCCGCCGTCCGGTACCGGTACCGGGCAGCGAATACGACCTTGAGATCGACCAGCTGATTCCGGCCATCGGCCAGCGGCCGGACCTCTCCTCCATCGAGGATGTGGACGGCGTGGGATTCACCCGCTGGAGCACCACGGAAGTGGACCCGGTGACCTATGCCACCGGCCGGCCGGGCGTGTTTGCCGGCGGCGACCTGCAGAGCGGTCCCTGGGTGGCCATCGGCGCCATTGCCGCGGGCAAGGAGGCGGCCGAATCCATCGAGCGCTACCTGGACGGTGCGGACATGGCCGCCGGCCGCGAGCCCATCGAGCGGTCCGAGCCGGTCTACCGTCCGGTGCCCGAGGGCGAGCCAATTGCAGCAAGGGTCAAGCCGCGCGAGCTGGAACCCGCGGCGCGCAAGGGCAACTTCAACGAAGTGGAACTGGGCATCACCCCCGAAGCCGGCCAGGCCGAGGCCGCGCGCTGCCTGAACTGCGGCTATTGCTGCGAGTGCTACCAGTGTGTCGAGGCCTGCGGCGCCGGCGCCGTGACCCTTGCCACCCACCAAATGCAGGACCGGCAGATCGAGCTTAGCGTCGGGTCGGTGATCCTTTCTCCCGGTTTTACCCCCTATGACCCGTCCGGGCTGGATTTCCTCGGTTATGGCAAAAATCCCAATGTAATGAGTTCCATTGAGTTCGAGCGCATCCTGGCCGCGTCCGGCCCCACCACCGGGCACCTGGTGCGGATGTCCGACCACCGGGAACCCAAGAAGATCGCCTGGCTGCAATGCGTGGGGTCACGGGACCAGAACCGTTGTGACAATCCCTACTGCTCGTCGGTCTGCTGCATGTATGCCATCAAGGAGGCGGTGATCGCCAAGGAGCATTCGGCCCAGCCCCTGGACTGCGCCATCTTCTACATGGACATGCGTACCCATGGAAAGGATTTCGAACGGGCCTACAACGATGCCAAGGGCAAACACGGCATCCGTTTCATCCGCAGCCGGATTCACACCGTAGAAACCGTGCCGGGTACGGACGACGTTTTCGTGCGCTACGTGCTGGACGACGGTCAGACGATGGAAGAGCAATTCGACATGCTGATCCTTTCGGTGGGCCTGGAAATCTCCAAAGACCTGGTCGATCTGGCCAAACGGCTCGACATCTCGCTGACGCCGGGGAATTTCTGTGCCACCTCCAGCTTTTCGCCGGTGGAGACCTCAAGGCCCGGCGTTTTCGTTTGCGGCGCCTTTCAGGGGCCGCGCGACATCCCCCAGAGCGTGGTCGATGCCAGTGCGGCGGCGGTGGCGGCCGGCGAACTGCTCAGCGATGCCAAGTTTACCCTTACCAAGACGCGCGAGGTGGTGCCCCAGATCAACGTGGCCGGGGAACGTCCGCGGGTGGGGGTGTTTGTCTGCCATTGCGGGATCAACATCGGTGGCATCGTGGATGTTCCGGGGGTCAGGGATTATGCGGCCACGCTGCCCTATGTGGATTACGTGGCCGATAACCTGTACACCTGCTCCCAGGACACCCAGGATATCATGACCCAGATTATTAGTGAGAAGAATCTCAACCGGGTCGTCGTGGCGGCCTGTACGCCCAAGACCCACGAGCCCCTGTTTCAGGAGACCCTGATCAACGCGGGGCTCAACAAATACCTCTTCGAATTCGTCAATATCCGCAACCACGATTCCTGGGTCCATCGCAACAATCCGGATCTGGCCACGGCCAAGGCCAAGGACCTGGTGGGCATGGCCATCGCCAAGGTTGTCCTGATGGAACCGTTGGAGGAGGCCGAGCTCACCATCGGCCAGTCGGCCATGGTCGTCGGTGGCGGTATCTCCGGTATGGCCGCGGCCTTGAGCCTGGCCAACCAGGGGTATGAGACCCACATCGTGGAACAGACTGGTGGGCTCGGCGGACAGGCCCTGAATCTTTTCCGCACCGCCGATGGGGAAGACATCGGCGCCCGGCTGCGCCAGATGGTGGCCGATGTGGAGCAGAACGATAACATTCGCGTGCATTATCATTCGACCTTGAGCACGGTTGACGGCTTTGTCGGCAGCTTTGTTTCTACCCTGACCACCGGCGACACAGAAACCGCGATCGATCATGGGGTCACGGTCATCGCCACCGGTGCCCTGCCTCTGGTTCCCAATGAATACAGTTACGGCAGCAGTCCGAAAATCCTCACCAGTCTGGAGCTGGATCGCCGCTTCATCGAAAAGGACCCGGCCCTGGATGCCATGAATACGGCGGTCTTCATCCAGTGCGTGGGCTCGCGGGAGACCGAGCGCCCTTACTGCAGCCGGGTCTGCTGCACCCATTCCATCGACAGCGCCCTTTTGCTCAAGGCACGCAATCCCGATATGGACGTATTTATCCTCTACCGTGACATCCGGACCTATGGGGAACGGGAGTATTTATACAAGGAGGCTCGCGAAAAGGGGATCATCTTCATTCGCTATCAGGTCGATGACAAACCGGTGGTCATGGTGGATGGGGATACGGTCAGCGTGACGATCAAGGATCATGTGCTGGGCCGTCCCATTGAAATCGAAACTGACCTGCTGACCCTGGCCACGGCCATCGTGCCGCCCAGCAACGACGCCCTGGCCCGGTTCTTCAAGATTCCGGTCAACGACGACGGCTTCTTCGTGGAAAAACACGCCAAGCTCGGCCCGTCGGAATTCGCCACCGATGGCGTGTTTCTGTGCGGTCTGGCCCACTATCCGAAACCCATTGACGAGGCCATTGCCCAGGGCAAGGCCGCGGCGTCACGGGCCACCACCCTGTTGGCCCAGCAGAAAATCAACACCAACGGTCAGATCGCCAAAACCGATCCGATGCTTTGCAGCGCTTGCGGGGTCTGCGTTTCCATCTGCCCCTATTCGGCACCCTCGTTTATCGACGCCGAGGCGCGCATGCATGCGGGCAAGGCCCAGATCAACCCCGTCTTGTGCAAGGGATGCGGTCTTTGCGTGGCCGCATGCCGGTCCGGGGCCATCCACCTGAAAGGTTTCGACAACGAACAGATTTTTGCGCAGATATTTGAACTCAACGAAGCAGTCTAA
- a CDS encoding hydrogenase iron-sulfur subunit: protein MNNNSWEPKIVSFFCNWCTYGAADLAGVSRFEHPPNTRVIRVPCSGRVSPKFILAAFMNGADGVWVSGCHPGDCHYIEGNLYARRRFTLLKNQLEYMGVEPGRLHFSWISSAEASKYVQVITEVIDAVKALGPNTRFVKHQAKVA from the coding sequence ATGAACAATAATTCTTGGGAACCCAAAATCGTGAGTTTTTTTTGTAACTGGTGCACCTATGGTGCCGCGGACCTGGCCGGCGTGAGCCGCTTCGAGCATCCCCCCAACACGCGCGTCATCCGTGTTCCCTGCTCCGGACGGGTCAGCCCCAAATTTATCCTGGCCGCGTTCATGAACGGGGCCGACGGGGTGTGGGTGTCCGGTTGTCATCCGGGGGACTGCCATTACATTGAGGGGAACCTGTACGCCAGGCGGCGGTTTACCCTTCTGAAAAATCAGCTGGAATACATGGGGGTGGAACCCGGGCGGCTGCATTTTTCCTGGATTTCGTCGGCCGAGGCGTCAAAGTATGTTCAGGTGATCACCGAGGTGATCGACGCGGTAAAGGCCCTGGGTCCAAACACCCGTTTTGTCAAACACCAGGCGAAGGTAGCGTGA
- a CDS encoding 4Fe-4S dicluster domain-containing protein, translated as MSGYTEKMREIAGRLLGDCSVQMVIGFRKGTLPMMNEPCFVTNPEQVPSLVWDSNCGINLANYLTNRKEKIAVFAKGCDSRNIVNHIVENKIKRDQLHIVGVPCTGMIDKRKITGMVNGEILETTETEDTIKVRTAEAETLFDKREVLQQNCALCIHRNPVIFDEMVADPVAEQTDIDRYADVRKIEEMDSKEKWQFFDDLLSPCIRCYACRNACPLCYCPTCFVDESKPQWVGKGQDPIDVRTFHFLRAYHCAGRCTDCGACQRACPVGIDMRLLTRKLEKDCQEQFGWEAGLSLDQRPALDVYQTNDPEAFIK; from the coding sequence ATGTCCGGATACACAGAGAAGATGAGGGAGATCGCCGGCCGGCTGCTGGGCGACTGCAGTGTCCAGATGGTCATCGGATTCCGCAAGGGGACCCTGCCCATGATGAACGAGCCGTGCTTCGTCACCAACCCCGAACAGGTCCCGTCGCTGGTCTGGGACAGCAACTGCGGGATCAACCTGGCCAACTACCTGACCAATCGAAAAGAGAAAATCGCCGTTTTCGCCAAGGGGTGCGATTCGCGCAACATCGTCAACCACATTGTCGAGAACAAGATCAAACGCGATCAGCTGCACATCGTCGGCGTGCCCTGCACGGGGATGATCGACAAGCGCAAGATCACCGGCATGGTGAACGGTGAGATCCTGGAGACCACCGAGACCGAAGACACCATCAAGGTGCGCACGGCGGAAGCGGAGACGCTTTTCGACAAACGCGAGGTGCTGCAGCAGAACTGCGCCCTGTGCATTCACCGCAACCCGGTGATCTTTGATGAGATGGTCGCCGATCCGGTGGCCGAGCAGACCGACATCGACCGCTACGCGGACGTCCGCAAAATCGAGGAGATGGATTCCAAGGAGAAGTGGCAGTTTTTCGATGACCTGCTCTCGCCGTGCATCCGCTGCTACGCCTGTCGCAACGCCTGCCCGCTGTGCTACTGTCCGACCTGTTTCGTGGACGAATCCAAACCCCAGTGGGTGGGCAAGGGCCAGGATCCCATCGATGTGCGGACCTTCCATTTTTTGCGGGCCTACCACTGCGCCGGGCGCTGCACCGATTGCGGGGCCTGCCAGCGGGCCTGCCCGGTGGGCATCGACATGCGGCTGTTGACCCGCAAACTGGAAAAGGACTGCCAGGAGCAGTTCGGCTGGGAGGCCGGGCTCTCCCTGGATCAGCGTCCGGCCCTGGATGTGTACCAAACCAATGATCCGGAGGCTTTTATAAAATAG
- a CDS encoding 4Fe-4S dicluster domain-containing protein: protein MTLLTIDKQNWTQGLAAAADHYRLFGPVKEKDQHRFKALEKGQLPDLDLVNTRLSPKDLVFPQSEIMLTYSLDESREDHHIMKEAHTDHAPRAVVGMRPCDARAIQLVKLNFDTPDVKDPYWLKAYEATTFIGMACDTPLSTCFCTSAGCGPYNAEGLDILMMDRGGTYLAKIFTEKGKAFADTAGWNQATPEAAEAFVAAKEAAEAKMVSTISTDNLADTDLLDLHGAPFWDDIAFACLNCGTCTFTCPTCWCFDIQDEVQGKSGVRMKNWDSCMFPIFTVHTTGHNPRDTKTQRVRQRFMHKLKYFVDKYQTGIMCVGCGRCVRQCPVNIDIRRVCELMNSFKPADACVAQG, encoded by the coding sequence ATGACGCTGCTTACTATCGACAAACAAAACTGGACGCAAGGATTGGCGGCTGCGGCGGATCATTACCGGCTGTTCGGGCCGGTCAAGGAGAAGGACCAGCACCGGTTCAAGGCGCTGGAAAAGGGCCAGCTCCCCGACCTGGACCTGGTGAACACCCGCCTGTCGCCCAAGGACCTGGTTTTTCCCCAGTCCGAAATCATGCTCACGTACTCGCTGGACGAATCCCGTGAGGACCACCATATCATGAAGGAGGCCCATACGGATCACGCTCCCCGGGCCGTGGTCGGCATGCGTCCCTGCGATGCCAGGGCAATTCAGTTGGTCAAGCTCAACTTCGACACGCCGGATGTCAAGGATCCCTACTGGCTGAAAGCCTATGAGGCCACCACCTTCATCGGCATGGCCTGCGATACGCCGCTGTCCACCTGTTTCTGCACCTCTGCCGGATGCGGTCCGTACAACGCGGAGGGCCTGGACATCCTCATGATGGACCGGGGCGGGACCTACCTGGCCAAGATTTTCACCGAAAAGGGCAAGGCCTTTGCCGATACGGCCGGATGGAACCAAGCCACCCCCGAGGCGGCCGAGGCGTTCGTGGCCGCCAAGGAAGCGGCCGAGGCGAAGATGGTCTCCACGATCAGTACGGACAACCTGGCCGACACCGACCTGCTTGACCTGCACGGGGCTCCGTTCTGGGATGACATCGCCTTTGCCTGCCTCAACTGCGGCACCTGCACCTTCACCTGTCCCACCTGCTGGTGCTTCGACATCCAGGACGAGGTCCAGGGCAAATCCGGCGTGCGCATGAAAAACTGGGACAGCTGCATGTTTCCCATTTTCACCGTGCACACCACCGGCCACAATCCCCGGGACACCAAGACCCAGCGGGTGCGTCAGCGCTTCATGCACAAACTCAAGTACTTTGTGGACAAGTACCAGACCGGCATCATGTGCGTGGGCTGTGGACGGTGCGTGCGTCAGTGCCCGGTCAATATCGATATCCGCCGGGTGTGCGAGTTGATGAACAGTTTCAAGCCAGCCGACGCCTGCGTTGCGCAGGGATAA